The following proteins are encoded in a genomic region of Fusarium oxysporum f. sp. lycopersici 4287 chromosome 1, whole genome shotgun sequence:
- a CDS encoding NADH-ubiquinone oxidoreductase 49 kDa subunit, mitochondrial, translating to MASLRLASRGAKSLCMRPATFAARPFSTTCLRKYAAAVEPVGTRLVPVDEDFSSAQDAYGLSKPRKAGTRKSRENSVQDRKVRHYTVNFGPQHPAAHGVLRLILELNGEEIVRADPHVGLLHRGTEKLIEYKTYLQALPYFDRLDYVSMMTNEQCFSLAVEKLLNVEIPERAKFIRTLFGEITRILNHLMSVLSHAMDVGALTPFLWGFEEREKLMEFYERVSGARLHAAYVRPGGVHQDIPVGLLDDIYQWATQFGDRIDETEEMLTDNRIWIERLRGVGVVPATEALNLSFTGVMLRGSGVPFDVRKNQPYDAYDQVEFDVPVGTNGDCYDRYLCRMEEFRQSLRIIHQCLNKMPAGPVRVEDYKVSPPPRSAMKENMEALIHHFLLYTKGYAVPPGETYSAIEAPKGEMGVYVVSDGSERPYRCHIRAPGFAHLGGFDHVSKGHLLADAVAVIGTMDLVFGEVDR from the exons ATGGCTTCCCTCCGACTCGCCAGCCGAGGCGCCAAAAGCCTGTGCATGCGGCCAGCAACATTCGCTGCCCGCCCTTTCTCGACGACCTGCCTGCGAAAGTACGCCGCCGCTGTCGAGCCCGTCGGCACCAGACTTGTCCCCGTTGACGAAGACTTCTCATCCGCCCAAGATGCCTACGGCCTCTCCAAGCCCCGAAAAGCCGGTACCCGAAAGTCGCGCGAGAACTCCGTCCAGGACCGAAAGGTTCGACATTATACCGTCAACTTTGGTCCTCAGCATCCCGCTGCCCACGGCGTGTTGCGTTTGATTCTCGAGCTCAATGGTGAAGAGATCGTCCGAGCCGACCCCCACGTCGGTCTGCTGCACCGAGGTACTGAGAAGTTGATCGAGTACAAGACATATCTCCAGGCTCTGCCTTACTTTGATCGACTTGATTACGTCTCTATGATGACCAACGAGCAATGCTTCTCTcttgctgttgagaagcttctcaacgtcGAAATCCCTGAGCGAGCCAAGTTTATCCGAACTCTGTTTGGCGAGATCACCCGTATTCTCAACCACCTGATGTCTGTTCTTTCACACGCTATGGATGTTGGTGCTTTGACGCCTTTCCTGTGGGGTTTCGAAGAGCGTGAGAAGCTCATG GAATTCTACGAGCGTGTTTCCGGCGCCCGTCTCCACGCTGCCTACGTTCGACCCGGTGGTGTTCATCAGGATATCCCCGTTGGCCTTCTCGACGATATTTACCAGTGGGCTACCCAATTCGGCGACCGAATCGACGAGACCGAGGAGATGTTGACTGATAACCGTATCTGGATTGAGCGATTGAggggtgttggtgttgttccCGCCACTGAGGCCCTGAACCTTTCCTTCACTGGTGTCATGCTTCGAGGTTCTGGTGTTCCTTTCGATGTCCGAAAGAACCAGCCCTATGATGCCTACGACCAGGTTGAGTTCGACGTTCCCGTTGGAACTAACGGTGACTGCTACGACCGATACCTTTGCCGAATGGAGGAGTTTCGACAGTCTCTCCGCATTATCCACCAGTGCCTCAACAAGATGCCCGCAGGCCCCGTCCGTGTTGAGGACTACAAGgtctctcctcctcctcgatccGCCATGAAGGAGAACATGGAGGCTCTTATTCACCACTTCTTGCTCTACACCAAGGGCTACGCCGTTCCTCCTGGTGAGACCTACTCTGCCATCGAGGCCCCTAAGGGTGAGATGGGTGTGTACGTCGTTTCTGATGGTAGCGAGCGACCATACCGATGCCACATTCGCGCTCCTGGCTTTGCCCACTTGGGTGGCTTCGATCACGTCTCCAAGGGTCACTTGCTGGCTGATGCTGTAGCGGTTATTGGTACTATGGATCTGGTGTTCG GTGAGGTCGATAGGTAA
- a CDS encoding ubiquinone biosynthesis monooxygenase Coq6, whose product MLARKSVLGKPGFVCRSCVRQYQYQLRRASTSTQDNIYDVVCVGGGPAGLSLLTALRANPLTAGLRVALIEAQDLSKTKSFSLPLTQFSNRCSSLTPASAQYLDKIGAWRHLQRERVQDYQEMQVWDGVTGARIEFDWPPSTTGDKTIAYMAENLNLTSGLLKRLQELGGVDVFDNTKVESIDLGKETEELDLSEWPVVQLSSGQSLAARLLVGADGANSPVRTFAGINSRGWDYGRHGVVATLELEGEGWGGQFNKIAYQRFLPTGPVAMLPMPGKYATLVWSTTPEKAALLKSLSPKDFIAMVNAAFRLSPVDIGFMHTQDNNQAEELSWRLQHTHVDADSLPQTVVGVQEGSIASFPLKLRHADTYTGERVALVGDAAHTIHPLAGQGLNQGQGDAQSLAKTIEYAVSHGQDLGTQLSLEPYNSERYAANHVILNVCDKLHKLYSVESGPLVPLRSVGLRAVNALGPLKNFFMEQASGTGTKLL is encoded by the exons ATGCTGGCTCGAAAATCTGTGCTGGGAAAGCCCGGCTTCGTCTGCCGGAGCTGTGTACGACAATATCAGTATCAGCTGCGCCGGGCTTCCACTTCGACACAGGACAATATCTATGATGTTGTATGTGTTGGTGGTGGGCCAGCAGGTCTGAGCTTACTGACAGCTCTTC GGGCTAATCCTCTAACCGCTGGTCTCCGAGTCGCCCTCATCGAAGCCCAGGACCTTTCCAAAACCAAGTCGTTCTCACTCCCCTTGACCCAATTCTCCAACCGATGCAGTTCTCTTACCCCTGCGTCGGCTCAATACCTCGACAAAATCGGCGCATGGCGACATCTACAGCGTGAACGTGTGCAGGACTACCAGGAGATGCAGGTTTGGGATGGAGTGACAGGTGCCCGCATAGAGTTCGACTGGCCACCCAGTACGACTGGAGACAAGACAATTGCCTACATGGCTGAAAATCTGAACTTGACATCCGGCCTGCTCAAGAGACTACAAGAACTCGGCGGAGTGGACGTCTTTGACAATACGAAAGTGGAGAGTATTGACCTGGGCAAGGAGACCGAAGAATTGGATCTGAGCGAATGGCCAGTCGTGCAGCTCTCGAGTGGCCAGTCACTGGCAGCACGACTTCTTGTTGGCGCGGATGGGGCAAACAGTCCAGTACGCACATTCGCCGGTATCAACAGCCGCGGATGGGACTATGGTAGACATGGCGTTGTCGCAACGCTCGAGCTTGAAGGTGAGGGCTGGGGCGGCCAGTTCAACAAGATTGCGTACCAGCGATTCTTGCCTACGGGTCCAGTTGCAATGCTCCCTATGCCTGGCAAATACGCTACGTTGGTCTGGTCTACTACACCTGAGAAGGCCGCCTTGCTCAAGAGTCTGAGCCCCAAGGACTTCATCGCTATGGTCAACGCCGCCTTCCGTTTGAGCCCCGTCGACATTGGTTTCATGCACACGCAGGACAATAACCAGGCAGAGGAGCTATCATGGCGCTTACAGCACACACATGTTGATGCGGACTCGCTTCCACAGACTGTTGTTGGAGTTCAGGAGGGGAGCATCGCATCTTTCCCTCTGAAGTTGCGCCATGCCGATACATACACTGGCGAACGTGTCGCACTTGTCGGCGATGCGGCGCACACTATTCACCCCTTGGCTGGTCAAGGCTTGAATCAGGGTCAGGGAGATGCCCAGAGCCTAGCCAAAACCATTGAGTATGCTGTCTCTCATGGCCAGGACCTTGGCACTCAGCTGTCTCTCGAGCCTTACAACAGCGAGCGCTATGCCGCCAATCACGTCATTCTTAACGTTTGCGATAAGCTTCATAAACTCTACTCTGTCGAGAGTGGCCCTCTTGTGCCGCTTCGTTCAGTTGGTCTTCGGGCTGTCAATGCTCTCGGCCCCCTGAAGAATTTCTTTATGGAGCAGGCTTCTGGCACTGGTACTAAGCTATTGTAG
- a CDS encoding hypothetical protein (At least one base has a quality score < 10) — protein MVVISRRTRRRLRSIFILILISTFIIYSILPHDSAIRLAFVFNISRFFNFLRGAATNRDAWLWKSPRYAVDLKNEVGYLIKTGYGTRHRVPEQLAAFEATGGFLGKEGESFLVVGDWTTVNQTDAKLIGVTVHDAIKRVMETKIRGKVDDYPRLVKYTSLQAKLQAGDEEEALKIGQSYGWELDALKFIMGMEMIYHQLPGKKWYIILDDDTFLIRPSLELLMGHVDYRKPQYVGNAVGDYKARFGHGGSGILISGEAMRRLFEHPGIVQEAYAESMTETWGDRLVATTLQKLGIYIEESYNHHFNGEPPSITRIWGDRFCSPLLSFHGLRKPGEMRRVGETLAKIDKPVLWHDVWQLFGGSAMSALESRPTELTADHVGKPDEHTRSWGDVRSANACQKRCEQSGRRCLAWTYEMEIERCHTSPWLLLGADGATGKASGVNWPEVKPLLKGCR, from the exons ATGGTGGTCATTTCTCGACGTACGAGACGTCGCCTACGGTCCATCTTCATTCTTATTCTCATCTCCACCTTCATCATTTATTCTATCCTTCCTCACGATTCAGCCATCCGCCTGGCTtttgtcttcaacatctcgcGCTTCTTTAATTTTCTGCGTGGCGCAGCAACAAACCGAGACGCTTGGTTATGGAAATCGCCACGGTACGCCGTAGATCTCAAGAACGAAGTGGGCTACCTCATCAAAACCGGGTACGGAACGCGCCACCGAGTGCCTGAGCAGCTCGCTGCCTTTGAGGCAACAGGGGGTTTCTTAGGAAAAGAAGGCGAGAGTTTCCTAGTTGTAGGAGATTGGACGACAGTGAATCAGACAGATGCAAAGCTGATAGGCGTGACGGTGCACGATGCTATCAAGAGAGTTATGGAGACCAAGATCAGAGGCAAGGTGGATGATTACCCCAGGCTGGTAAAGTACACAAGTCTCCAGGCAAAGCTCCAAGCaggagacgaagaagaagctctgAAGATTGGGCAAAGTTATGGCTGGGAGCTTGATGCGCTAAAA TTTATCATGGGCATGGAGATGATATATCATCAGTTGCCAGGCAAAAAGTGGTACATCATCTTAGATGACGACACTTTCTTAATACGACCTTCTCTGGAGCTACTCATGGGTCACGTTGACTACCGCAAGCCCCAGTATGTTGGTAACGCAGTAGGCGATTACAAGGCGCGTTTTGGGCACGGAGGATCTGGAATCCTGATATCCGGAGAGGCGATGCGCCGTTTGTTCGAACACCCGGGCATCGTACAAGAAGCATACGCCGAGTCCATGACCGAGACGTGGGGAGATCGACTGGTGGCGACGACGCTCCAGAAGCTAGGCATATACATCGAAGAGTCGTATAATCATCACTTCAATGGTGAACCTCCTTCCATCACGCGCATCTGGGGTGATCGTTTCTGCTCGCCCCTACTTTCATTCCACGGCTTGCGGAAGCCCGGCGAGATGCGCCGTGTCGGGGAGACACTCGCAAAAATAGACAAGCCAGTGTTATGGCACGACGTTTGGCAGTTGTTTGGAGGCTCAGCTATGTCGGCGCTTGAGAGCCGCCCAACAGAGCTAACGGCGGATCATGTGGGCAAGCCGGACGAGCACACCCGCTCATGGGGCGATGTGAGGAGTGCCAATGCTTGCCAGAAGCGATGTGAACAGAGCGGACGACGCTGCTTGGCATGGACATATGAGATGGAGATTGAAAGATGTCACACGAGTCCTTGGCTACTGCTGGGGGCGGACGGCGCTACAGGCAAGGCATCGGGCGTAAACTGGCCCGAGGTGAAGCCATTGCTCAAAGGCTGCAGATAA